The Nitrospira sp. SG-bin1 DNA window CACCGTGCTCACAAGCATCGTGGGCGCCTCAATCACCTGTGCAATATCGGCCGCGCTGGGTTCAAGCCCTCGTAAGGCCATGTGGGTGGCCATGACCGATAATCCTCCCAGTTTCGTGATAAGAAACCCACTAGGATGCAACTCATCGCCATCTCCGAATCGAGTATAAAACGTCTCGGGAACTTGGTGCTGTGTCGCCGCTTCTTTCCCTCGATCGAGTGCCAGCCGGACTTCTGCCGGGGTGGGCTGCACCTCGATCGCGGCCGACGGACACACGAACCCCCAGGTTCCGATCACCACGATCCACACAGACCATGCAGGTAAACTCACAGGATTGCGAGTAACAGAACCCCTGGAGTCTGTCAATGATGGCCCTTCTACCTTGGTCTCCCGTTGACAAGGCTCAAGGGGAAATGCTAAACGAAGAAAAAAAGAGGAAGTGCTTCGTTTTAATCTACTAAAGGAGATTTGAATGTCGACCCCGGAAACTCCTGCTGCCACACCGACGCCTCGACGCCAGTACGTTAACTTTGTGTTTTATAAGGTGGATCCGGCCTGGCGGCGTCTACCGGAGGACGTGCGCACTCAGGGCAAACAAGAGTTCCTTCGGGCGGTGGAGGATTTCAACGGTCAAGTGCTGGTCGTCCCCTATTCCACCATCGGTATCCGGGGGGATTGCGACTTCATGCTGTGGCGTATCAGCTATGATCTGGACCTGTTTCAGGACATGGGCACCAAGATCCTCGCCTCAGGCCTTGGACAGTATCTCTCCACCCCCTATTCGTACTTGGCGCTGACCAAACGATCCGTCTATGTCGATCACCACTCGCACGCGGGACAGGAAGGCAAGCGTTTGACGGTGGTGCCAGGCAAGAGCAAGTACATCTTTGTGTATCCGTTTCTCAAGACGCGCGAGTGGTTCTTGCTGACGAAAGCGGCGCGTCAGGGCATGATGGACGAACACATCGAAGTCGGGCACCGGTTTCCATCCGTGAAGTTGAACACGACCTATTCGTTCGGTTTGGACGATCAGGAATGGGTCGTCGCGTTTGAAAGTGACAAGCCGGAGGACTTTCTGGACTTGGTCATGGCGCTGCGGGAGACGGAGGGATCGCGGTACACCCTGCGGGACACGCCGATCTTCACCTGCATCCGCCGCAGCTTGAAAGAAACCCTCGATACCCTCGGCGGCTAGATATCCGGATCAGCGTTCGAATGAGGGTCTTCGGTCGTCACGACCGAAGACCCTTTGTTTTTATCGGCAATGACCTCATCGGGTGATACCCGCGCCGCATTGCTTTCGATAGTCCTTCCGGGACTCGGCCAGCTCTCACAGGGGCGGATTGTTCACGCCCTTGCCGCTTGCCTTATCACCATATCTCTGTTCGCCCTCAACATGTGGCTCGGACGCATCACGGATCGAGCCGTTGAAGTATTGTCTTTCATGGTATCGACTCTCCCCTGCTGGGCTTTGCAGTGTTACGACGCGTACCTGGGAGAGAGTCCTGGTATTTCTCGTCGGCAGCGAACCTGGGAACTGGTCCGGCAGCGTGGCCACGATATCCGGTTCCTCGGTGTGCTGCTCTTCATCAGTGCGCTGAACGACGCATGGATCATCCTCAAAAACCTGGACTATGCCCTTCCTTTTTTCTGCACGAAGCCTGGCGGCATCCTGGGATTCATGGCGAAAGCTATTTCACCGGCCCTCCATTTGACGGTGGGGTACGGTTTTGTACGACTCCGTCGATGGGCATTGTTCCTCTACCTGGTGTACGCCGCGTACGGCTTTACGAACGGCATCGTGAATTTGACATGTTTTGGTCCCGGCCGTATCAGAAACACCCTGCTGGTAGCCATCGTTCTTTCCACAATGTACGTCCTTACGCGAAGACGGGTCCTCCAATAAGCCCATGGAAGCGGGGGAGGCTGCCGATCCAAGCACCGCGCGTTTCCCCCGCTTTGACAGTCTGACGAGGCCTGTGTTACCTCTACAATGTCATTTTGGAGTATCCATGGCTGATACCACCGCGCTTTATGCCCTGCGGTTTCCCGATGGATCGGTGAGTCTGTATATCGATGAGCTCTATGCCCAAGATCGAGGGATCGATCCTTCCCGACTTGTGCGGGTTGAGATCCCACGAGAAATGTTCGTCAGCGGCAGCGTACAGGATATCCGTGAGTATGTCGCGCGTCAGCTCGAACAACATCAACCACATGCCGGCAACGCATAGACGCATCGCGGAAAACACGGCACGATACTGACCAATGACTCCGTCCTTCAAAAGAACCCGGATGATCGATATCTGACCAGGCCCCATGGCACACACACCGGCCACATCGTCGCTGACGCCTGAGATGATCGAGAAGGTGATCGCCGGCCTGCCGATCCAAGGCCGCATCATCCTTCGACTCCTGCTGATTCAGTACGTGGACGTCACGCATGAGGAAATTCTCTATATGGTGGCGGACAGACCGGACCCTCGATGCGTGTCCGGCAAGAAACCTGTCACGACAATGACCCAGGAATCGATCACCGCGATGATCGATCGCCGGA harbors:
- a CDS encoding chlorite dismutase, with amino-acid sequence MSTPETPAATPTPRRQYVNFVFYKVDPAWRRLPEDVRTQGKQEFLRAVEDFNGQVLVVPYSTIGIRGDCDFMLWRISYDLDLFQDMGTKILASGLGQYLSTPYSYLALTKRSVYVDHHSHAGQEGKRLTVVPGKSKYIFVYPFLKTREWFLLTKAARQGMMDEHIEVGHRFPSVKLNTTYSFGLDDQEWVVAFESDKPEDFLDLVMALRETEGSRYTLRDTPIFTCIRRSLKETLDTLGG